The following proteins come from a genomic window of Planctomycetota bacterium:
- a CDS encoding HAD-IIIA family hydrolase produces the protein MSERGGAVSPAIFLDRDGTVIEHVHHLIDPSLVKLIDGAAEAIKVFQRAGYACVIVTNQSVIGRGLLTLEGLDRIHEEMNRQLAEHGVTIDGIYFSPHAPKCDDMETIDHPDRKPGPGMLLRAADELNLDVSRSWMIGDSLSDVLAGRNAGCRGTMLVRTGCGAKVDADHPAIDEVVNDLGAAPERILNHQTQR, from the coding sequence ATGTCAGAGCGAGGTGGAGCGGTGAGCCCGGCGATCTTCCTTGATAGAGACGGCACGGTGATCGAGCATGTACATCACCTGATCGACCCGTCGCTTGTCAAATTGATTGACGGCGCCGCGGAGGCGATCAAGGTGTTTCAGCGGGCAGGTTATGCCTGCGTGATCGTGACGAATCAGTCGGTCATCGGGCGCGGCTTGCTGACGCTCGAGGGGCTTGATCGCATTCATGAGGAAATGAATCGCCAGCTTGCCGAGCATGGTGTCACGATCGACGGCATCTATTTCAGTCCGCACGCGCCCAAGTGCGACGACATGGAGACGATCGATCATCCTGATCGTAAACCCGGGCCGGGCATGCTTCTGAGAGCGGCGGACGAGCTCAATCTGGACGTGTCGCGCTCGTGGATGATCGGTGATTCGCTGAGCGATGTGCTGGCGGGTCGGAATGCCGGTTGCCGTGGCACGATGCTGGTGCGGACGGGGTGCGGTGCGAAGGTCGATGCGGATCACCCGGCGATCGACGAAGTGGTGAACGATCTGGGCGCGGCGCCGGAGCGGATACTCAATCATCAAACTCAGCGGTGA
- a CDS encoding SIS domain-containing protein, with protein sequence MKAARQIIESIENSGRVILSLRDQAATIEKISGVVIDALKRGNKIMTAGNGGSAADALHMSEELVGRFKSNRRSLPGVSLVADPTLITCIANDYGYERLFSRQVEGLGQKGDVLVFFTTSGNGAMFQHAVEAAKAKGVLTAALLGKGGGPLAGKCDHELIVADSETARIQEAHTLVMHIILEAVEREFA encoded by the coding sequence ATGAAGGCGGCGCGTCAGATCATCGAGTCCATCGAAAACAGCGGGCGCGTGATTCTGTCGCTGCGCGATCAGGCGGCGACGATCGAGAAGATCAGCGGCGTCGTGATCGACGCGCTGAAACGCGGCAACAAGATCATGACGGCGGGCAACGGGGGCAGCGCCGCCGATGCGCTGCACATGTCCGAGGAGTTGGTCGGGCGGTTCAAGAGCAATCGCCGGTCGCTGCCGGGCGTGTCGCTTGTGGCGGACCCGACGCTCATTACGTGCATCGCCAATGATTACGGCTACGAGCGGCTCTTCAGCCGGCAGGTCGAAGGGCTCGGCCAGAAGGGCGATGTGCTGGTGTTCTTCACGACGAGCGGCAACGGCGCGATGTTCCAACACGCGGTCGAAGCGGCGAAGGCGAAGGGCGTCCTCACGGCGGCGCTTCTGGGCAAAGGCGGGGGGCCATTGGCGGGCAAGTGCGATCATGAACTGATCGTGGCGGACAGCGAGACGGCGCGGATTCAGGAAGCGCACACGCTGGTGATGCACATCATTCTCGAAGCGGTCGAGCGGGAGTTCGCGTAA
- a CDS encoding NTP transferase domain-containing protein gives MTKTKALLLAGGLGTRLRPVTDTVPKCLVPIAGRPLLDYWFDALGPAGATEVRINTHHLPDAVRRYIAQKNVEGQFHLTESYEPKLLGSAGTIHANRDFADDATDVLIIYADNLSNVDLAAMLAFHHEHGDPMTMLLFHHPLPKQAGIVELDDASRVISFVEKPAEPKSDLANAGIYAVTAEAYREMADMNAFDLGFDVLPKFVGRMRGYTFDGYHRDIGTLGALAAAEADAPRVFGCQSEVER, from the coding sequence ATGACCAAGACAAAAGCATTGCTGTTGGCGGGCGGATTGGGGACGCGGCTGCGTCCGGTGACGGACACGGTGCCCAAGTGCCTTGTGCCCATCGCGGGGCGGCCGCTGTTGGACTATTGGTTCGATGCGCTGGGGCCGGCGGGCGCGACAGAGGTGCGGATCAATACGCATCACCTCCCCGATGCAGTCCGTCGTTACATCGCGCAAAAGAATGTCGAAGGGCAATTTCATCTGACCGAATCTTACGAGCCGAAACTGCTCGGCTCCGCGGGGACGATTCACGCCAATCGGGATTTCGCCGACGATGCGACGGATGTATTAATCATCTACGCGGACAATCTGTCGAATGTCGACCTGGCGGCGATGCTGGCGTTTCATCATGAGCATGGCGACCCGATGACGATGCTGCTGTTTCATCATCCCTTGCCCAAACAGGCGGGGATCGTCGAGCTGGACGACGCATCGCGCGTGATCAGCTTTGTGGAAAAGCCCGCTGAGCCCAAGTCGGATCTGGCGAATGCCGGGATCTACGCGGTGACGGCGGAGGCCTATCGCGAGATGGCGGACATGAATGCTTTCGATCTCGGATTTGACGTGCTGCCGAAGTTCGTTGGCCGGATGCGGGGGTACACGTTTGACGGATATCACCGGGACATCGGCACGCTGGGCGCGCTGGCTGCGGCGGAAGCGGATGCGCCGCGCGTGTTCGGATGTCAGAGCGAGGTGGAGCGGTGA
- a CDS encoding FkbM family methyltransferase has protein sequence MFHRLERMVRMMTDAQYREDQRLRALPPKQDGQTSLFGPTFRFVDGRSAALQHLVIMQREMYAFSCGTDKPRILDVGANIGVSVLYFKQQYPGARITAIEADRNIAEVLRHNVASAGLNDVEVVHAAVTVEGDSVTFVNEGIEGGHISYGGVGNGGGMTVPAVRLQSYLEEPVDLLKLDIEGAEIDVMPACKHLMGNVKRLFVEFHSPAKEPQRLAEFMNLLAECGFRMYVQTDYCPKHPLRERPTDRRNDLQLNIFGLREST, from the coding sequence ATGTTTCACCGTCTTGAAAGAATGGTTCGGATGATGACCGATGCGCAATACCGCGAAGATCAGCGGCTTCGCGCGCTGCCGCCCAAACAGGACGGACAGACAAGCTTGTTCGGCCCGACGTTTCGGTTCGTCGACGGTCGCTCGGCGGCGCTTCAGCATCTGGTGATCATGCAGCGTGAGATGTATGCGTTCAGTTGCGGGACGGACAAGCCGCGCATTCTGGATGTGGGAGCCAACATCGGAGTGTCGGTGCTGTATTTCAAGCAGCAGTATCCCGGAGCCCGGATCACCGCCATCGAGGCGGATCGCAATATCGCGGAAGTGCTCCGTCACAATGTGGCCTCGGCCGGACTCAACGATGTGGAAGTCGTTCACGCGGCCGTGACGGTGGAGGGGGATTCGGTGACCTTCGTGAATGAAGGTATCGAAGGCGGTCACATTTCGTATGGCGGCGTCGGCAACGGCGGCGGCATGACCGTGCCGGCCGTTCGCCTCCAAAGCTACTTGGAAGAGCCGGTCGACCTGCTGAAACTGGATATCGAAGGCGCGGAAATCGACGTGATGCCGGCGTGCAAGCATCTGATGGGGAATGTGAAGCGTCTGTTCGTCGAATTCCATTCCCCGGCGAAGGAGCCGCAGCGGTTGGCGGAGTTCATGAATCTGCTGGCGGAATGCGGATTCCGCATGTACGTCCAGACGGACTACTGTCCGAAGCACCCGCTGCGCGAGCGGCCGACGGATCGGCGGAATGATCTTCAGTTGAATATCTTTGGTCTGCGTGAAAGCACCTGA
- the galE gene encoding UDP-glucose 4-epimerase GalE gives MRIFITGGAGYVGSAALRHVVANGHEAMAYDNLCEGHEAAAVGRLIVGDIADTKTLSQAMKDFKADAVMHFAAATYVGESVTNPDYHYSNNIAGTLSLLRAMREADVKRMLFSSTCATYGENPKPPMNEEAQQIPCSPYARTKLAVEWMIRDFAHAYGLGFTLLRYFNASGADESGEFGEDHQPETHIIPLVLQVPLGQRDKIMIFGTDYPTPDGTCVRDYVHTSDLASAHLLAIEATTPTTAEVFNIGTGNGQSVMDIHRACEQVTGKKIPYEVTKRRPGDAPALVADPTKLKSKLGWKPKYPNIKDVVATAWAWHQKHPQGYNDRKNK, from the coding sequence ATGCGGATATTTATCACGGGCGGTGCGGGCTACGTCGGAAGCGCAGCTTTACGGCATGTCGTGGCGAACGGTCATGAGGCGATGGCGTATGACAATCTGTGCGAAGGTCATGAAGCGGCGGCGGTCGGGCGGCTGATCGTCGGGGACATCGCGGATACGAAGACGCTCTCGCAGGCAATGAAGGATTTCAAGGCGGATGCGGTGATGCATTTCGCGGCGGCAACGTACGTCGGCGAGTCGGTGACGAATCCCGATTATCATTACAGCAACAATATCGCCGGCACGCTGAGTCTCTTGCGGGCGATGCGTGAGGCGGACGTAAAGCGGATGCTCTTTTCGAGCACGTGTGCGACGTATGGCGAGAACCCCAAGCCGCCGATGAACGAGGAGGCGCAGCAGATTCCGTGCAGTCCGTACGCGCGGACGAAGCTGGCGGTCGAGTGGATGATTCGCGATTTCGCCCATGCGTACGGACTGGGCTTCACGCTGCTGCGGTACTTCAATGCTTCCGGGGCGGACGAGAGCGGGGAGTTCGGCGAGGACCATCAGCCCGAGACGCACATCATTCCGCTGGTGCTTCAGGTACCGCTGGGTCAGCGCGACAAGATCATGATCTTCGGCACGGACTATCCGACGCCGGACGGGACATGCGTGCGGGACTACGTGCATACGAGCGACCTGGCGAGCGCGCATCTATTGGCGATCGAAGCAACGACGCCGACGACGGCGGAGGTGTTCAACATCGGCACGGGCAACGGTCAGAGCGTGATGGATATTCACCGCGCATGCGAGCAAGTGACGGGTAAGAAGATTCCGTACGAAGTCACGAAGCGTCGCCCCGGCGATGCACCGGCCCTGGTGGCGGACCCGACGAAACTCAAGTCGAAACTCGGGTGGAAGCCCAAATATCCGAACATCAAGGACGTCGTCGCGACGGCGTGGGCGTGGCATCAGAAGCATCCGCAGGGCTACAACGACAGGAAGAACAAATGA